The Ziziphus jujuba cultivar Dongzao chromosome 7, ASM3175591v1 genome includes a region encoding these proteins:
- the LOC107425541 gene encoding WAT1-related protein At1g25270 isoform X2: protein MKFCSHIDGLKPVVLMVVVEAIYAGNHVLYKLAVYDGISIKIMIAYRFIFASVLMIPLAFFMERKTRPKMTWMISFQVFLCGIFGGSLGQTLYAESLSLTSATFVSAVSNLIPVMVFMLALIFGLEKLKIGTMAGKAKLMGFMVSISGGHQVKGNQGLGSFLAIASCLSLTIWYLIQAKVCKAYPPYSATALMCTFASIQATVFVLCAERDWSRWKLNWNIQLITILYAGILQSGFCFAAIAWCSEVKGAFFVSAFYPLMLVFVAIVGTLFLDEHLYLGSLIGSILIVVGLYAVLWGKSEEIKQMSARSKQLQTTEEMSVNSSNCDKEPQSIV, encoded by the exons ATGAAGTTCTGCAGTCATATTGATGGGTTGAAACCTGTTGTGTTGATGGTTGTCGTTGAAGCTATATATGCAGGAAATCATGTTCTCTATAAGCTGGCTGTGTATGATGGAATTAGCATCAAGATTATGATTGCATATAGATTTATATTTGCCTCTGTCTTGATGATTCCTCTTGCTTTCTTTATGGAACG GAAAACCAGACCAAAAATGACATGGATGATCAGCTTTCAAGTATTTCTTTGTGGGATATTTGG CGGATCATTAGGCCAAACTTTATATGCTGAAAGCTTGTCTTTAACATCGGCGACATTTGTGTCTGCTGTGTCCAACCTCATTCCAGTCATGGTATTTATGTTGGCATTAATTTTTGG GTTGGAGAAGTTGAAGATTGGAACAATGGCAGGCAAAGCTAAGTTGATGGGATTCATGGTAAGCATAAGTGGAG GACACCAAGTGAAGGGTAATCAAGGTTTAGGCTCCTTCTTGGCCATTGCTAGCTGTTTATCTTTGACAATTTGGTACTTGATTCAG gCTAAGGTCTGCAAGGCATATCCTCCTTACTCTGCCACTGCTTTGATGTGTACTTTTGCATCGATTCAAGCTACTGTCTTTGTCTTATGTGCTGAGAGAGATTGGTCTAGGTGGAAACTTAATTGGAACATCCAACTTATCACTATTCTTTACGCG GGAATTTTACAATCAGGATTTTGTTTTGCGGCAATTGCTTGGTGTTCTGAGGTGAAGGGTGCATTCTTTGTATCTGCTTTTTATCCTTTGATGCTTGTTTTTGTTGCTATAGTAGGAACTCTCTTTCTGGATGAGCATTTATACTTGGGAAG TTTGATAGGATCAATACTAATCGTGGTAGGTTTATACGCTGTGTTGTGGGGAAAAAGTGAGGAGATAAAGCAAATGTCAGCAAGGTCAAAGCAACTCCAAACAACTGAAGAAATGTCTGTAAATTCTAGCAATTGTGATAAAGAACCTCAATCAATAGTGTGA
- the LOC107425541 gene encoding WAT1-related protein At1g25270 isoform X4 has translation MKFCSHIDGLKPVVLMVVVEAIYAGNHVLYKLAVYDGISIKIMIAYRFIFASVLMIPLAFFMERKTRPKMTWMISFQVFLCGIFGGSLGQTLYAESLSLTSATFVSAVSNLIPVMVFMLALIFGLEKLKIGTMAGKAKLMGFMVSISGGMIFILYKGLKINIWSTGINLLLKYEALGHQVKGNQGLGSFLAIASCLSLTIWYLIQAKVCKAYPPYSATALMCTFASIQATVFVLCAERDWSRWKLNWNIQLITILYAGILQSGFCFAAIAWCSEVKGAFFVSAFYPLMLVFVAIVGTLFLDEHLYLGRFIRCVVGKK, from the exons ATGAAGTTCTGCAGTCATATTGATGGGTTGAAACCTGTTGTGTTGATGGTTGTCGTTGAAGCTATATATGCAGGAAATCATGTTCTCTATAAGCTGGCTGTGTATGATGGAATTAGCATCAAGATTATGATTGCATATAGATTTATATTTGCCTCTGTCTTGATGATTCCTCTTGCTTTCTTTATGGAACG GAAAACCAGACCAAAAATGACATGGATGATCAGCTTTCAAGTATTTCTTTGTGGGATATTTGG CGGATCATTAGGCCAAACTTTATATGCTGAAAGCTTGTCTTTAACATCGGCGACATTTGTGTCTGCTGTGTCCAACCTCATTCCAGTCATGGTATTTATGTTGGCATTAATTTTTGG GTTGGAGAAGTTGAAGATTGGAACAATGGCAGGCAAAGCTAAGTTGATGGGATTCATGGTAAGCATAAGTGGAGGTATGATTTTCATACTCTACAAAGGCTTGAAAATCAACATTTGGTCAACTGGAATCAACTTATTGTTAAAATATGAAGCTTTAGGACACCAAGTGAAGGGTAATCAAGGTTTAGGCTCCTTCTTGGCCATTGCTAGCTGTTTATCTTTGACAATTTGGTACTTGATTCAG gCTAAGGTCTGCAAGGCATATCCTCCTTACTCTGCCACTGCTTTGATGTGTACTTTTGCATCGATTCAAGCTACTGTCTTTGTCTTATGTGCTGAGAGAGATTGGTCTAGGTGGAAACTTAATTGGAACATCCAACTTATCACTATTCTTTACGCG GGAATTTTACAATCAGGATTTTGTTTTGCGGCAATTGCTTGGTGTTCTGAGGTGAAGGGTGCATTCTTTGTATCTGCTTTTTATCCTTTGATGCTTGTTTTTGTTGCTATAGTAGGAACTCTCTTTCTGGATGAGCATTTATACTTGGGAAG GTTTATACGCTGTGTTGTGGGGAAAAAGTGA
- the LOC107425541 gene encoding WAT1-related protein At1g25270 isoform X1 — MKFCSHIDGLKPVVLMVVVEAIYAGNHVLYKLAVYDGISIKIMIAYRFIFASVLMIPLAFFMERKTRPKMTWMISFQVFLCGIFGGSLGQTLYAESLSLTSATFVSAVSNLIPVMVFMLALIFGLEKLKIGTMAGKAKLMGFMVSISGGMIFILYKGLKINIWSTGINLLLKYEALGHQVKGNQGLGSFLAIASCLSLTIWYLIQAKVCKAYPPYSATALMCTFASIQATVFVLCAERDWSRWKLNWNIQLITILYAGILQSGFCFAAIAWCSEVKGAFFVSAFYPLMLVFVAIVGTLFLDEHLYLGSLIGSILIVVGLYAVLWGKSEEIKQMSARSKQLQTTEEMSVNSSNCDKEPQSIV, encoded by the exons ATGAAGTTCTGCAGTCATATTGATGGGTTGAAACCTGTTGTGTTGATGGTTGTCGTTGAAGCTATATATGCAGGAAATCATGTTCTCTATAAGCTGGCTGTGTATGATGGAATTAGCATCAAGATTATGATTGCATATAGATTTATATTTGCCTCTGTCTTGATGATTCCTCTTGCTTTCTTTATGGAACG GAAAACCAGACCAAAAATGACATGGATGATCAGCTTTCAAGTATTTCTTTGTGGGATATTTGG CGGATCATTAGGCCAAACTTTATATGCTGAAAGCTTGTCTTTAACATCGGCGACATTTGTGTCTGCTGTGTCCAACCTCATTCCAGTCATGGTATTTATGTTGGCATTAATTTTTGG GTTGGAGAAGTTGAAGATTGGAACAATGGCAGGCAAAGCTAAGTTGATGGGATTCATGGTAAGCATAAGTGGAGGTATGATTTTCATACTCTACAAAGGCTTGAAAATCAACATTTGGTCAACTGGAATCAACTTATTGTTAAAATATGAAGCTTTAGGACACCAAGTGAAGGGTAATCAAGGTTTAGGCTCCTTCTTGGCCATTGCTAGCTGTTTATCTTTGACAATTTGGTACTTGATTCAG gCTAAGGTCTGCAAGGCATATCCTCCTTACTCTGCCACTGCTTTGATGTGTACTTTTGCATCGATTCAAGCTACTGTCTTTGTCTTATGTGCTGAGAGAGATTGGTCTAGGTGGAAACTTAATTGGAACATCCAACTTATCACTATTCTTTACGCG GGAATTTTACAATCAGGATTTTGTTTTGCGGCAATTGCTTGGTGTTCTGAGGTGAAGGGTGCATTCTTTGTATCTGCTTTTTATCCTTTGATGCTTGTTTTTGTTGCTATAGTAGGAACTCTCTTTCTGGATGAGCATTTATACTTGGGAAG TTTGATAGGATCAATACTAATCGTGGTAGGTTTATACGCTGTGTTGTGGGGAAAAAGTGAGGAGATAAAGCAAATGTCAGCAAGGTCAAAGCAACTCCAAACAACTGAAGAAATGTCTGTAAATTCTAGCAATTGTGATAAAGAACCTCAATCAATAGTGTGA
- the LOC107425541 gene encoding WAT1-related protein At1g25270 isoform X5 → MTWMISFQVFLCGIFGGSLGQTLYAESLSLTSATFVSAVSNLIPVMVFMLALIFGLEKLKIGTMAGKAKLMGFMVSISGGMIFILYKGLKINIWSTGINLLLKYEALGHQVKGNQGLGSFLAIASCLSLTIWYLIQAKVCKAYPPYSATALMCTFASIQATVFVLCAERDWSRWKLNWNIQLITILYAGILQSGFCFAAIAWCSEVKGAFFVSAFYPLMLVFVAIVGTLFLDEHLYLGSLIGSILIVVGLYAVLWGKSEEIKQMSARSKQLQTTEEMSVNSSNCDKEPQSIV, encoded by the exons ATGACATGGATGATCAGCTTTCAAGTATTTCTTTGTGGGATATTTGG CGGATCATTAGGCCAAACTTTATATGCTGAAAGCTTGTCTTTAACATCGGCGACATTTGTGTCTGCTGTGTCCAACCTCATTCCAGTCATGGTATTTATGTTGGCATTAATTTTTGG GTTGGAGAAGTTGAAGATTGGAACAATGGCAGGCAAAGCTAAGTTGATGGGATTCATGGTAAGCATAAGTGGAGGTATGATTTTCATACTCTACAAAGGCTTGAAAATCAACATTTGGTCAACTGGAATCAACTTATTGTTAAAATATGAAGCTTTAGGACACCAAGTGAAGGGTAATCAAGGTTTAGGCTCCTTCTTGGCCATTGCTAGCTGTTTATCTTTGACAATTTGGTACTTGATTCAG gCTAAGGTCTGCAAGGCATATCCTCCTTACTCTGCCACTGCTTTGATGTGTACTTTTGCATCGATTCAAGCTACTGTCTTTGTCTTATGTGCTGAGAGAGATTGGTCTAGGTGGAAACTTAATTGGAACATCCAACTTATCACTATTCTTTACGCG GGAATTTTACAATCAGGATTTTGTTTTGCGGCAATTGCTTGGTGTTCTGAGGTGAAGGGTGCATTCTTTGTATCTGCTTTTTATCCTTTGATGCTTGTTTTTGTTGCTATAGTAGGAACTCTCTTTCTGGATGAGCATTTATACTTGGGAAG TTTGATAGGATCAATACTAATCGTGGTAGGTTTATACGCTGTGTTGTGGGGAAAAAGTGAGGAGATAAAGCAAATGTCAGCAAGGTCAAAGCAACTCCAAACAACTGAAGAAATGTCTGTAAATTCTAGCAATTGTGATAAAGAACCTCAATCAATAGTGTGA
- the LOC107425541 gene encoding WAT1-related protein At1g25270 isoform X3, protein MKFCSHIDGLKPVVLMVVVEAIYAGNHVLYKLAVYDGISIKIMIAYRFIFASVLMIPLAFFMERKTRPKMTWMISFQVFLCGIFGLEKLKIGTMAGKAKLMGFMVSISGGMIFILYKGLKINIWSTGINLLLKYEALGHQVKGNQGLGSFLAIASCLSLTIWYLIQAKVCKAYPPYSATALMCTFASIQATVFVLCAERDWSRWKLNWNIQLITILYAGILQSGFCFAAIAWCSEVKGAFFVSAFYPLMLVFVAIVGTLFLDEHLYLGSLIGSILIVVGLYAVLWGKSEEIKQMSARSKQLQTTEEMSVNSSNCDKEPQSIV, encoded by the exons ATGAAGTTCTGCAGTCATATTGATGGGTTGAAACCTGTTGTGTTGATGGTTGTCGTTGAAGCTATATATGCAGGAAATCATGTTCTCTATAAGCTGGCTGTGTATGATGGAATTAGCATCAAGATTATGATTGCATATAGATTTATATTTGCCTCTGTCTTGATGATTCCTCTTGCTTTCTTTATGGAACG GAAAACCAGACCAAAAATGACATGGATGATCAGCTTTCAAGTATTTCTTTGTGGGATATTTGG GTTGGAGAAGTTGAAGATTGGAACAATGGCAGGCAAAGCTAAGTTGATGGGATTCATGGTAAGCATAAGTGGAGGTATGATTTTCATACTCTACAAAGGCTTGAAAATCAACATTTGGTCAACTGGAATCAACTTATTGTTAAAATATGAAGCTTTAGGACACCAAGTGAAGGGTAATCAAGGTTTAGGCTCCTTCTTGGCCATTGCTAGCTGTTTATCTTTGACAATTTGGTACTTGATTCAG gCTAAGGTCTGCAAGGCATATCCTCCTTACTCTGCCACTGCTTTGATGTGTACTTTTGCATCGATTCAAGCTACTGTCTTTGTCTTATGTGCTGAGAGAGATTGGTCTAGGTGGAAACTTAATTGGAACATCCAACTTATCACTATTCTTTACGCG GGAATTTTACAATCAGGATTTTGTTTTGCGGCAATTGCTTGGTGTTCTGAGGTGAAGGGTGCATTCTTTGTATCTGCTTTTTATCCTTTGATGCTTGTTTTTGTTGCTATAGTAGGAACTCTCTTTCTGGATGAGCATTTATACTTGGGAAG TTTGATAGGATCAATACTAATCGTGGTAGGTTTATACGCTGTGTTGTGGGGAAAAAGTGAGGAGATAAAGCAAATGTCAGCAAGGTCAAAGCAACTCCAAACAACTGAAGAAATGTCTGTAAATTCTAGCAATTGTGATAAAGAACCTCAATCAATAGTGTGA